Proteins from a genomic interval of Coccinella septempunctata chromosome 2, icCocSept1.1, whole genome shotgun sequence:
- the LOC123308138 gene encoding probable 3-hydroxyisobutyrate dehydrogenase, mitochondrial — MLKRGLKIVQHSFQNEITRRNASTIGFIGIGNMGTHMAGHLVRKGEKVKVFDISKAAAETVKGAHVCSSPIEAAQNSDIVFTMLPNGEVVKKTLLDEGVLESIPRKSLLVDSSTIEPKVSQELFKIAQEKDVRFIDAPVSGGVTGAEAGTLAFMVGGNAEDVEYVKPILLHMGARVFHCGKAGAGQIAKLSNNLILGVCMMGVSEGMNLGIKAGLDPKVLHEIVNVSTGRCWSSETYSPVPDLLPNVPSSNDYKGGFNIRLMSKDLGLAEATAVNCEASVPLAATAHQIYRALISNGYGDKDFSVIYKFLRGNK; from the coding sequence GGAGAAATGCCAGTACTATCGGTTTCATCGGAATCGGTAATATGGGTACACATATGGCTGGTCATTTGGTGAGGAAAGGTGAAAAGGTGAAAGTATTCGACATATCGAAAGCCGCAGCCGAAACAGTAAAAGGCGCTCATGTTTGCTCATCCCCAATTGAGGCGGCGCAAAATTCCGACATCGTTTTCACAATGTTGCCAAATGGGGAAGTAGTGAAAAAAACATTATTAGACGAAGGGGTTCTCGAGTCAATCCCAAGAAAATCTCTACTTGTGGACAGCTCTACAATAGAACCGAAAGTATCGCAAGAGTTGTTTAAAATAGCCCAAGAGAAAGATGTGAGGTTTATAGACGCTCCTGTCTCCGGAGGAGTGACTGGTGCGGAAGCCGGAACTTTAGCATTTATGGTAGGAGGAAATGCAGAAGATGTCGAATACGTTAAACCAATACTGCTTCATATGGGCGCCAGAGTTTTCCATTGCGGTAAAGCAGGAGCCGGACAAATTGCCAAACTTTCCAACAACTTGATCCTCGGTGTCTGTATGATGGGAGTTTCCGAGGGTATGAATCTTGGGATCAAAGCAGGCTTAGACCCAAAAGTACTCCACGAAATAGTTAATGTTTCTACAGGAAGATGCTGGTCCTCAGAAACTTACAGTCCAGTGCCTGACTTATTGCCAAATGTGCCTAGTTCCAATGACTACAAAGGCGGATTCAACATTAGACTGATGTCCAAAGATTTAGGACTTGCGGAGGCTACAGCAGTGAACTGCGAGGCTTCAGTTCCGCTAGCTGCAACTGCACATCAAATTTATAGAGCCCTTATCAGTAACGGATACGGCGACAAAgatttttctgtaatttataAATTCTTAAGAGGCAATAAATGA
- the LOC123306588 gene encoding trafficking protein particle complex subunit 13 — translation MEMEEHSLALKVMRLTRPTLTSPLPITCESKDLPGNLFNNALQQDPTSVEGVETLCCGQFLLLPQSPVNIYLGETFSSYICVFSETQQVVKNIQVKVDLQTSAQKLSLSSNPPIPELVPDDTINIIIHHEVKEIGMHILVCEVSYNNVMGLSATFRKFFKIQVLKPLEVKTKFYNAENDDVYLEAQVENITMGPIYLEKVDLDASQSYNVTSLNYTTDGENIFGPSMLVNPQSICQFLYCLTPNEDVKTLRESPNIGKLDIVWRSNLGEKGRLQTSQLSRMGPECGDIRLLLKELPNFVVLEEPFVMKCELINNCERAVELMLYFENVKGIAWCGISGKKLEPLAPKSKKILEFKAVPLIPGLTTISGITLTDTFLKKSYSCDPLGQVFAVIDDHKLCKS, via the exons ATGGAGATGGAAGAGCATTCATTAGCACTGAAAG taATGCGACTGACTAGACCCACTCTGACAAGTCCCTTGCCCATAACTTGTGAAAGCAAAGATTTACCTGGAAATTTATTCAACAATGCCCTTCAGCAAGATCCAACCTCAGTTGAGGGAGTTGAAACATTATGCTGTGGACAATTCTTACTACTCCCACAGAGTCCTGTGAATATTTATTTGGGAGAGACTTTTTCTAGTTACATTTGTGTTTTCAGCGAAACTCAACAAGTTGTTAAAAATATTCAAGTCAAG GTTGATCTTCAAACAAGTGCCCAAAAATTATCATTATCTTCAAATCCACCAATTCCAGAATTGGTCCCTGACGACACAATTAATATCATTATCCATCATGAAGTGAAGGAAATTGGAATGCATAT tttggTTTGTGAAGTATCTTATAACAATGTGATGGGATTGAGTGCAACCTTCaggaaattttttaagattcaAGTATTGAAGCCTTTGGAggtgaaaacaaaattttataatgCTGAAAATGATGATGTATATTTAGAAGCTCAGGTTGAAAATATTACAATGGGTCCCATATACTTGGAAAAAGTTGATTTAGATGCTTCTCAAAGCTATAATG TTACATCATTGAACTATACTACTGATGGTGAGAACATTTTTGGACCTTCAATGTTAGTAAATCCACAGTCTATCTGTCAATTTTTATATTGCCTGACTCCAAATGAAGATGTTAAAACTCTGCGTGAATCTCCAAATATTGGGAAGTTGGATATTGTATGGAGATCTAACTTAGGTGAAAAAGGGAGATTACAAACCAGTCAGCTTTCAAGAATG GGTCCTGAATGTGGGGACATTCGTTTGTTACTTAAAGAATTACCAAACTTTGTGGTGTTAGAAGAACCTTTTGTGATGAAATGTGAATTGATAAATAATTG CGAAAGAGCTGTGGAATTAATGCTCTATTTTGAAAATGTGAAAGGAATTGCATGGTGTGGGATATCTGGGAAGAAATTAGAACCTCTAGCTCCAAAATCCAAGAAAATCTTAGAGTTTAAGGCTGTTCCTTTAATTCCTGGTTTGACCACTATATCTGGCATTACATTAACAGATacctttttgaaaaaatcatattctTGTGATCCACTAGGCCAAGTGTTTGCAGTTATTGATGATCATAAATTATGTAAGAGTTGA
- the LOC123306589 gene encoding endoplasmic reticulum junction formation protein lunapark → MGNLWGKFRKKATTYEQLEKLDSQIKAIEEYGVTTELKQRKVAGRFMLVSVFLYLVTALIFYFYLFPEDIYQRILYIVPLIASPLIIIFIKRVLTWWYNRKLKKNQEKLSLLRKKKKEILDNVMEKETYKVAKQILETFAPDEVISRKSLNGNFETPKRDSSFILSKPYPVGLRQRALMQNAERATNMSVGKSAISDKTKFSENPMVLKSAVPKSMNNRTLQSDNLNFSTNLLSSTPKLPMVRSLLPRERSAFDKLVDFLVGDGPSNRYALICQKCFSHNGMALREEFEYLSFNCCYCHHFNHARKQKPPAPKLGIRNSPMRTLKEADTSDSEKNSSGSDSDLQTLQKNEEDQPKASPSSDIDADVPDHVNETISSTIEEMDVSEIPESS, encoded by the exons ATGGGAAATCTATGGGGAAAATTCAGA aaaaaagcTACAACATACGAACAGTTGGAAAAATTAGATTCCCAGATAAAGGCAATAGAAGAATATGGGGTAACAACAGAACTCAAACAACGAAAAGTAGCTGGTCGTTTTATGCTCGTGTCGGTATTTCTGTATTTGGTGACAgctttgatattttatttctatcTATTCCCAGAGGATATTTATCAAAGGATACTTTATATTGTTCCCTTGATTGCATCCCCTTTAAT AATCATTTTCATAAAAAGAGTATTAACTTGGTGGTACAaccgaaaattaaaaaagaatcAAGAAAAATTGTCATTGCTCCGAAAGAAAAAGAAGGAAATATTAGATAATGTTATGGAAAAGGAGACTTATAAAGTAGCAAAACAAATACTAGAGACATTTGCTCCAGATGAAGTTATAAGCAGGAAATCCCTTAATGGAAACTTCGAAACACCGAAAAGGGATAGTTCCTTTATTCTCTCAAAGCCATATCCAGTTG GTTTACGCCAGAGAGCTCTGATGCAGAATGCTGAGAGGGCTACAAATATGTCTGTAGGCAAGTCAGCGATATCTGATAAAACAAAGTTTTCTGAGAATCCTATGGTATTGAAATCTGCAGTCCCAAAGTCAATGAATAACAGAACACTACAAAGTGACAATCTGAATTTTAGTACAAATCTCTTGTCTTCAACTCCTAAACTACCCATGGTTAGATCTTTGCTTCCACGTGAAAGATCAGCTTTTGATAAGTTAGTAGACTTCTTAGTTGGAGATGGACCTTCCAATAGATACGCACTGATATGTCAAAAATGTTTCAGTCACAATG GTATGGCCTTGAGAGAAGAATTTGAATATCTGAGTTTCAATTGTTGTTATTGTCACCACTTTAATCATGCTAGAAAACAAAAGCCCCCAGCTCCAAAACTAGGTATTAGAAACAGTCCAATGAGGACTTTGAAGGAAGCAGATACTTCGGATTCTGAGAAAAATTCATCTGGTTCAGATTCTGATTTGCAAACTCTGCAAAAGAATGAAGAAGACCAACCAAAAGCATCTCCATCTTCAGATATTGATGCCGATGTTCCAGATCATGTGAACGAAacaatttcttcaacaattgAAGAAATGGATGTATCAGAAATTCCTGAAAGTTCATAG